ACCTCAACCCGGTGCGGCGTTCCCATTCGCCGGGGGTAATCCGTCCGCCGCGGGTGGACTTGCCTGCGGCCGGAGTGGGGATCGCGAGCCAGAAGCCGTCTTTTGAGCGGATCAGCGGCCCCGTGTCATGCGCGCCGATGATCACCGGGGCGTTCGACCATACGAGCGCCGCCGCGTTCAGGCTCTCGCTGCCCTTCGGATAGGTCGCGAGCCGAATCGAATTGCCAAGCCTTGTGCCGAGCCCCGAATGCACGATCTGCCCGCTCCAAGCGGATTTCAGGCGGGCGCCTGCCGCGTGCATCGCGGTGGTGACGGCCTTTTCGCCCGCGCGGATTTCCTCCTGCATCAGCGCGACCAGATCGGGGCGGAAGTTGAGTTTCAGCTTCATCGGGTCCCCTCCGGCCGCAGGTCCAGCGTCCAGATCAGCCGCTCGCGGTCGCGCAGCGGCTCGCCCTGGATCACGAACCGTTCGGCGCCGAGCAAGATCAGATCGCCGGGCCGCGGCGCGGGCAGGTCGCTCACCCGCACGTCCACCACGGTCGTGTCGCTGACAAACCGCCCAGCGCCGAAGTCGGTCACCCGGTCGGGCGCACGGGCGATGACCCTGATCTGGCGCTCTTCGGCGCTCGTGGCCGAGATCCAGAGCGCCGGTGCCGCAAGGGCAGGGTGCTCGAAGAGCCGATCGAGGGCCGCGGCAAAGACCGTCATGGCGCGATGAAGCCCTGCGCATTCACATAGACCTGCGCCCCGGTGGTGATGCAGGCGACGTTCAGCGCCGTGTTGGCCGTCGTGCGCAGCGGATCGGCGAACTGGTGGCTTTCCGAAAGCGTCATCGAAGCGCCAAGATGCCCGCGCCAGATCACGGTGGAGCCATCTTTCAGCACCACCTCTGTCGCCACCGTCCCCGCATTCTTCAGCTGCAGCGCGGTCACGAACCGCCGCAGCCCGGCCCCGGCCGCAGCGCCCAGAACCATATCGCTGGTGTTGGTGATCCCGCCCGCCGCGGCGGCCGAGCTCCATTCCAGCTCGGGGATCTGCCAGGGACGCACCACCTGCACGCCCTGCACCGTGGTGATCAGATCGGCCACATCGCCGCTGGCGACGCTCGCATAGGCCGCCGTCACCGCGCGGGCGGCGACGATCACCGGTGCGGTCGAACCGCGCGCGCCGTCATGGGCGACGGGGCCGACCGCCGTGGCCGTCACCACCGAGCCCGCGACCGTGCGCGCGGCAATCGCCTGTCCCTCGACGATCTGGCCGCGCCCGGCGGTGATTTCCGCGGTAAGCTCGGCATAGTCTTGGCAGTTGATGAAGGACATCTGCAGGCTGACCGCGGTCGGCGCGGCGGCGAGCGCAACCCGGCCCGAGCCTGCGATGTAGGATCCACCGAAGATCGTGCCCTGCAGCTCGATCTGGTTCGCGTCGATCACCGTCACGGTAACGTTGCCGCGCAGCTCCGCCCCGGCATTCGTTACCCCGTTCAGATATTCGACCCAGACGAGGTTGCCGGTCGCAAGCCCATGCGCGGTGACGGTAAGCCGGATCACCCCGCCCGTGCCCGCAACCGCCCCGGTCACCGCCTTCCAGGCGGCATGGTTCAGGCTGCGCAGCCGCAGCTTGTAAAGCGCCGAAGGGTCGGGGATCTGCTGGTGGCGGACATAGGAATTGGCCCGCCCCGAGGTCGCATCGAGCGCACGGGAATGCACATAGGCCTCGTCCGAGAAGGGCTCGATCTCCAGAATGCTGGCGCTCGCGGTGGTGAGGATCGTTACCGTGGCACTTTCAAGCGGCGTCAGACCGCCGTTCTGGCTGAAGTATCGCATCAGCGTGGCGGTGGTGCTGGCCGCGCCGCCGATGTCGATGCCAAAGCAGTGCTTGCCATCGGGCAGGCCGGTGAGCGGATCGACCGAGACGGCTTCAAGGATCTGGTGGTTGTTCGCATGACGCGTGTTCACCACCCCGGCCATGGCGCGAAACGGGATGGTGAAGCTGTCTTTTGACAGAAGTTCGACGACCGCGCCCGCCGTGGTGCCCGAAGCGATGGTCAGTGCGGTGCATGAGATAAAACCCGCGTAGATTTCAGATTTTTAAAATATATTTCAATTATATTTTATTTGCTTTGTGAGCGGATCGCATTAGATAACGTGCAAGATCTATTCGTCCTGATGCAAGAAATTCTTTGTAAATATTAACGAGTTCCTTGGGGGTTTTTCTTGCGATTAATTCTTGAATTCTCAGTCGTTCATGGGCGGGCATGATTTTCTCCAATTGTTGCGATAACTCAAATCTAGGAGCGTAATACTGCATTGCAACTCGTAAGAAGCGCGGCGTCGAGAAAAATACACTTTACCGGGGACTGCCGCGAAATAAGCGAGTACAACTTCCCCGGCATCCAACTCGATACTCGACAAAGCAGGGCCGTGTGATCTGCCGGGTCAGGCTGGGCATGGCGACCTCAGTTCGAGCTGTGGATCCGGACGGCGAGGCGGGGCCGCTTGTTCACCGGCAGGATCGAGGCCTCGGTCATCACGTCGATCCAGCGGCCCTTTTCGTCGAGATGCTGGCGGGCATAAAGCGGCAGGCCGATGGTGTTCGCGGTCTCCAGGAGGTTCGCGGGGCCGCCATAGGTGGTGAAGGTGTCCATCGTGCCCAAGGGGAAGGCGATCCCCTCGTTCGCCGGAACCAGCCGTTCGGTCGCCTTGGTCGAGAGGGTGACGTTGCCAGAATATTCCTCGAAGAGGATGCCGCCGAAGGGGAAGTTGCGCCGCACATCCTCGCGCAGCGGCTGGGCGCCGGTCGCGGGGTAGAACTTGTAGGCCTCCTCGGTCTTGGGGTGCGCGATCAGCTCGTCGAAGAACTCGCGGCTGACGAGGGCATGGACCGAAGTCATCGCCTCGCCCAGAAGGTTGTCCTCGATGGCGCGCAGCACCTCGCGGACCTTGCCTTGCACGACATGACGGCCGCCGTGGTTTGCGGCGGTGCGATCGCCGCGGGCGAGGCCGGTTCCGGCGGGGTGCTGGCAGAAGGCTGCGCATCATCTTCGGAGGCAGTGGTCATCATCGGGCCCTTTCCTTTGGGAGTGGATTTGAGGGTGGCTGTGCCGCGGGGTGCGGCGGCGAAAGCGCAAAAGGCGGTGACCGGATCGGCCACCTCGTCGGCGAGACCGGCGAAGACCGCGGCCTCCCCGCGGAACACGGCGGCCTCGGTGTCCAGCGCCCGGCTTGTGTCGAGGCGGCGGCCACGACCTTCGGCGACGGTTTCGGCGAAGAGCTGGCGGAGGTCCTCCAACTCGCCCGCGATGCGGGCACGGATGGTCTCAGGCAGCGGCTGGTATGGGTTCGCGTCAACCTTGCGGGCGCCTGCGTGGATCAGCGTGACGGCGATGCCCTTCTGATCGAGCGCCCCGCTCATGTCGCTGTGCATGGCCACAACGCCGATGCTGCCGACGGCCCCGGTGCGGGGCAGGATGATCCGGCCGGCCTGGGAGGCCAGCGCATAGGCGGCCGAGAGGGCGTGATCGGCGACGAAGGCTTGGACCGGCTTCTGCGCCCGTGCTGCCCGGATCCGATCCGCCATATCAAAGGCCCCGGCGACCTCGCCACCGAAGCTGTCGATATCGAGGGCAATGCCGCGGATGGCCGGATCGGCGACGGCCGCCTGCAGCTGCGCCGCGATCCCCTCGTAGGAGGTCAGCCCCGAGGATTGCCCGATCCAGGCGCCGCGATGCACCAGCGTGCCCGCAATCTCGATCACGGCCATCCGCACCGGTTCGGCCGCGAGATGGGCGTATCGCGCCGTGGTCTGAACCTGCATGTGGCCGAGGAGCTTGCCGATCATCGGCAGGCCCTGACCTGACGCTACGGCTGTGGATGCGAAGGTGTGGCGCAGGTCGTGGATCCGGACATCCTTGACCCCGGCACGGGCACGGACGCGCTGCTAGAAGGGTTGCAGATCACTCAGGGGCTTCGCCATTGGGCTCGAACCAATGGCGCCGCAATGGCTCACCAGCTGGACCAGGTCGTCGTGCGGTAGCGCGCGGGTGCAGGCTCGCTCATGCATCCCGTCTAACCGCATGGATTCGCGATGTGAATCCTTCGAAGACAGTGTTCTGCAACAACGCCCACCGGCGTCGCCATCTCGACTCCGACATTGTTGAGTAATTCACTTTTCTTTTGTTAGATTCCTGACAATTTTGCCCGACAATGGGCTTCGAAACCGCGCGCAAAGCCTGGCACGAAGCTTGCGAAGCAACTGCGGGGGCATCAGGCCCGTCAGCCAAAAGGGGACATCATGGCGAAGATCGGACTCTTCTTCGGATCGGACACCGGAACCACGCGCAAGATTGCCAAGCAGATCAAGGACATGTTCGACGATGAGGTGATGGCCAAGCCGCTCAACGTCAACCGCGCTGATGTGGCCGATTTCATGGCTTATGACTTTCTGATCCTTGGCACGCCGACGCTGGGCGACGGACAATTGCCGGGGCTGAGCGCCAATGCCGCCTCGGAAAGCTGGGAGGAATTCCTGCCCAGGATCGCCGATCAGGATTTCAGCGGCAAGACGATCGCGCTGTTCGGGCTGGGCGATCAGGTCACCTATCCGCTGGAATTCGTCAATGCCTTGTTCTTCCTGCATGAATTCTTCTCGGATCGGGGGGCGAAGCTGGTCGGGCGCTGGCCTGCCAAGGGGTATGGGTTCGAAGACTCGCTCGCCGTGGTGGAGGGCGAATTCCTGGGCCTTGCCCTGGATCAGGACAATCAGGCGGCGCTGACGCCCGAGCGGCTCAAGGGCTGGCTGTCGCTGATCGCGGCCGATTTCGGCCTTGTCCTGCCTGCATGATCGCTTGCCCCGGAAAGGCCCCCCCCATGAAAGACCTGCCCATGAAAGACCTGCCCCTGTCGCCCGCGACCGATGCCCGCGCCGCCCCGGCCCCGGCCGCGCCCTGGCAAGATGATGTTCTG
This DNA window, taken from Rhodobacter capsulatus SB 1003, encodes the following:
- a CDS encoding DUF6441 family protein — protein: MKLKLNFRPDLVALMQEEIRAGEKAVTTAMHAAGARLKSAWSGQIVHSGLGTRLGNSIRLATYPKGSESLNAAALVWSNAPVIIGAHDTGPLIRSKDGFWLAIPTPAAGKSTRGGRITPGEWERRTGLRLRFIYRRRGPSLLVAEGRLNSKGRAVASRAKTGRGLTTMPIFLLVPQVRLRKRLDLAREAERVMGTFPALVVANGSDV
- a CDS encoding head-tail joining protein encodes the protein MTVFAAALDRLFEHPALAAPALWISATSAEERQIRVIARAPDRVTDFGAGRFVSDTTVVDVRVSDLPAPRPGDLILLGAERFVIQGEPLRDRERLIWTLDLRPEGTR
- a CDS encoding S49 family peptidase, encoding MADRIRAARAQKPVQAFVADHALSAAYALASQAGRIILPRTGAVGSIGVVAMHSDMSGALDQKGIAVTLIHAGARKVDANPYQPLPETIRARIAGELEDLRQLFAETVAEGRGRRLDTSRALDTEAAVFRGEAAVFAGLADEVADPVTAFCAFAAAPRGTATLKSTPKGKGPMMTTASEDDAQPSASTPPEPASPAAIAPPQTTAAVMSCKARSARCCAPSRTTFWARR
- a CDS encoding flavodoxin, producing MAKIGLFFGSDTGTTRKIAKQIKDMFDDEVMAKPLNVNRADVADFMAYDFLILGTPTLGDGQLPGLSANAASESWEEFLPRIADQDFSGKTIALFGLGDQVTYPLEFVNALFFLHEFFSDRGAKLVGRWPAKGYGFEDSLAVVEGEFLGLALDQDNQAALTPERLKGWLSLIAADFGLVLPA